One stretch of Roseovarius mucosus DNA includes these proteins:
- a CDS encoding NADH:flavin oxidoreductase: MSRDPLLQPYQLKHLTLKNRIMTTSHEPAYPEEGMPKARYTAYHAERAKAGVALAMTAGSAAVSKDSPPVFNNVLAYKDEVVPYIRQLTDACHEHGCAVMIQLTHLGRRTGWSKGDWLPSVSSTKHREPAHRAFPKLAEDWDIARIITDFVDATERMKEGGMDGIELQVYGHLLDQFWSPLTNDLDGPYGGQSLETRMKLLLDVLAAIRKRVGTEFIVGLRYTADEAEAGGITPEEGLEISKRLAATGMIDFLNVIRGRIHTDPAMTDVIPVQGMRSAPHLDFAGAVRAATGMPTFHAAKIPDVATARHAIQAGLLDMVGMTRAHMADPHIVRKIIEGREADIRPCVGATFCLDRIYAAGEALCIHNAATGRELTMPHEISPAETRKKVVIVGAGPAGLEAARVAAERGHDVTVFEAQPDPGGQIRLTALNPRRREMISIIDWRMAQCAARDVVFHFNTVAEAEDVTALNPDVVIVATGGLPNRELFESGKEQELVVTAWDLISGDVKPGQTVLIYDESGDHPGLMAAEVAANAGASVEVMTPDRVFAPDIMAMNLVPYMRSLQDKDVAFTVTRRLLDVTRDGNRLKAKIGTDYSKFTSEKTYDQVVVNYGTLPLDDLYFELKPLSRNLGEVDQDALIAGDAQAVDSNPEGAFQLFRIGDAVSSRNTHAAIYDALRLMKDI; the protein is encoded by the coding sequence ATGTCGCGTGACCCGCTGCTGCAACCCTATCAACTCAAGCATCTGACGCTGAAGAACCGGATCATGACCACGAGCCATGAACCGGCCTATCCCGAAGAGGGCATGCCCAAGGCGCGCTATACCGCCTATCACGCCGAGCGTGCAAAGGCGGGCGTGGCGCTGGCGATGACCGCAGGGTCGGCGGCTGTGTCCAAGGACAGCCCGCCGGTATTCAACAATGTCCTCGCCTATAAGGACGAGGTGGTGCCCTATATCCGGCAGTTGACCGATGCCTGTCACGAGCATGGCTGTGCGGTCATGATCCAGCTTACGCATCTGGGGCGGCGCACGGGCTGGTCCAAAGGGGATTGGTTGCCGTCTGTGTCCTCGACCAAGCATCGCGAACCCGCGCACCGGGCCTTTCCCAAGCTGGCGGAGGATTGGGATATTGCGCGCATCATTACGGATTTCGTCGATGCCACGGAGCGGATGAAAGAGGGGGGCATGGATGGGATCGAGTTGCAGGTGTATGGCCATCTTCTTGATCAGTTCTGGTCGCCGCTGACCAATGATCTGGACGGGCCCTATGGTGGGCAGAGCCTTGAGACCCGGATGAAGCTGCTTTTGGATGTGCTGGCGGCCATTCGCAAGCGGGTGGGCACTGAGTTCATCGTAGGTCTACGCTATACGGCGGATGAGGCCGAGGCGGGGGGGATCACGCCCGAGGAGGGGTTGGAGATTTCCAAGCGGCTGGCGGCCACCGGCATGATCGATTTCCTTAATGTGATCCGGGGGCGTATTCATACCGATCCGGCGATGACCGATGTGATCCCGGTGCAGGGGATGCGATCTGCGCCGCATTTGGATTTCGCGGGGGCGGTCAGGGCGGCGACAGGCATGCCCACGTTCCACGCCGCCAAGATCCCCGATGTGGCAACTGCGCGGCACGCGATCCAAGCGGGGCTTTTGGATATGGTTGGCATGACGCGGGCGCATATGGCGGACCCGCATATCGTGCGCAAAATCATCGAGGGGCGCGAAGCGGATATTCGGCCCTGTGTCGGCGCGACCTTCTGTCTGGACCGGATTTATGCCGCAGGTGAGGCGCTGTGCATTCACAACGCCGCCACGGGCCGTGAATTGACCATGCCGCATGAGATTAGCCCGGCTGAGACACGCAAAAAGGTTGTGATTGTCGGCGCGGGGCCTGCGGGGCTGGAGGCGGCGCGCGTGGCTGCAGAGCGCGGCCATGATGTGACCGTGTTCGAGGCGCAGCCCGATCCGGGGGGGCAAATCCGGCTGACCGCGCTTAATCCTCGTCGGCGCGAGATGATCAGCATCATCGACTGGCGTATGGCGCAATGCGCGGCGCGCGATGTGGTCTTTCACTTCAACACAGTCGCCGAGGCCGAGGATGTGACCGCCCTTAACCCCGATGTGGTGATTGTGGCGACAGGGGGCCTGCCCAATCGCGAGCTTTTTGAAAGTGGCAAAGAGCAAGAGTTGGTTGTCACGGCCTGGGATTTGATTTCGGGCGATGTGAAGCCGGGGCAGACTGTCCTTATCTATGACGAGAGTGGCGATCATCCGGGGTTGATGGCGGCAGAGGTTGCGGCCAATGCCGGGGCGAGCGTTGAGGTGATGACACCGGACCGGGTCTTTGCGCCCGATATCATGGCGATGAATCTGGTGCCGTACATGCGCAGCCTGCAGGACAAGGATGTAGCCTTTACCGTGACGCGGCGGCTTTTGGATGTGACGCGGGACGGCAACCGGCTGAAGGCAAAGATCGGCACGGATTATAGTAAGTTCACCTCTGAGAAGACCTATGATCAGGTGGTGGTGAATTATGGTACGCTGCCGCTGGATGATCTTTACTTCGAACTGAAGCCCCTGTCGCGCAATCTGGGTGAGGTGGATCAGGATGCGCTGATTGCCGGAGATGCGCAGGCGGTTGACAGCAATCCCGAGGGCGCGTTCCAGTTGTTTCGGATTGGCGATGCGGTGTCGTCGCGCAATACCCATGCAGCGATTTATGATGCGCTGCGGCTGATGAAGGATATCTGA